Proteins found in one Quercus robur chromosome 2, dhQueRobu3.1, whole genome shotgun sequence genomic segment:
- the LOC126707689 gene encoding ankyrin repeat-containing protein BDA1-like: protein MKLVNLLDDEIEVEKKQRVKAIHNSLQEAAINGSAPSLLQILQQHPQILNTLSHSHSDTPLHLASLLGHSAFAKLLLNHNPDLTSHLNQQGSSPLHLAAAKGYVDIVKDLLLLNPDMCLVWDRQGRTPLHLAAIKGRIGVLAEFVRAKPEATRVFTSTGDSALHLCVKFNRPLEALKVFVECVGGDDEFVNWRDSHGNTVLHLAATNKQLQIIKFLLNRTKIEVNAQNANGFTALDTIFHGPTGIRDMEIKESLRKAGASRINETPSSTNDPDIVEVSPLTRPLAWQENGAKQPVKKHKNIDWLGRKRSALMVVASLLATVAFQASISPPGGVWQDDYLVDSDGNPVEKPHNVGKAVMAYFIGDGYEQFMVYNTIAFLASLSIILLLVSGLPIKRRRWMWIQMVTMWIAITALTSTYFLGLIHMTPDRVKGTLYQVMKVSVLMWLALMGLVFIGNAIRMILWFLRKFGYIKEKVKEASIYIEDDENDEL, encoded by the exons atgaAGCTAGTGAATCTGTTGGACGATGAGATAGAAGTGGAGAAGAAACAAAGGGTCAAAGCAATCCACAATAGCCTTCAAGAAGCTGCCATCAATGGCTCAGCTCCATCTCTCCTTCAAATACTCCAACAACACCCTCAAATCCTcaacactctctctcactctcactcagaCACACCCTTACACCTCGCTTCTCTTCTGGGTCACTCTGCTTTTGCCAAACTACTACTCAATCACAACCCCGACCTCACATCTCACTTGAACCAACAAGGTTCCTCACCTCTACACTTGGCTGCAGCTAAAGGGTACGTCGATATTGTGAAAGACTTGCTCCTGCTCAACCCGGACATGTGTTTGGTCTGGGATCGTCAGGGCAGGACTCCTTTGCATCTTGCTGCCATCAAGGGACGAATTGGGGTTCTGGCTGAATTTGTCCGAGCCAAACCCGAGGCCACTCGGGTCTTCACCAGTACTGGGGACAGTGCGCTCCACCTGTGTGTCAAGTTTAATAGGCCGTTGGAGGCTTTGAAAGTTTTTGTTGAATGTGTTGGGGGAGATGATGAGTTTGTGAATTGGAGGGATTCTCATGGTAACACTGTCTTACATCTTGCTGCTACTAACAAACAATTACAG ATCATAAAATTTTTGCTCAACCGCACAAAGATAGAAGTAAATGCCCAAAATGCAAATGGCTTCACTGCATTAGACACCATATTCCATGGGCCAACAGGTATAAGAGATATGGAAATTAAGGAGTCCTTAAGAAAAGCTGGTGCTTCAAGGATCAATGAGACACCATCAAGTACCAATGATCCTGATATAGTTGAAGTTTCCCCCTTAACCCGGCCACTAGCCTGGCAAGAAAATGGTGCCAAACAACCAGTTAAGAAGCATAAAAACATCGATTGGTTGGGTAGGAAAAGAAGCGCATTAATGGTTGTGGCGTCACTACTTGCAACAGTGGCCTTTCAAGCATCAATATCCCCACCTGGTGGTGTTTGGCAAGATGACTATTTAGTCGATTCTGATGGCAACCCTGTGGAAAAGCCACATAATGTGGGCAAGGCAGTGATGGCTTATTTCATCGGAGATGGTTATGAACAATTTATGGTTTATAACACCATAGCTTTCCTTGCATCATTGAGCATAATATTGCTGCTTGTTAGTGGATTGCCTATAAAGCGACGCAGATGGATGTGGATTCAGATGGTGACTATGTGGATTGCAATCACTGCACTAACTAGTACATATTTTCTTGGATTGATACACATGACACCAGACCGTGTTAAGGGGACTCTGTATCAAGTGATGAAAGTTTCTGTACTCATGTGGCTGGCTTTGATGGGGCTGGTGTTTATTGGTAATGCCATTCGGATGATCTTATGGTTTCTTAGAAAGTTTGGATACATTAAGGAGAAAGTGAAAGAGGCTTCAATTTATATTGAGGATGATGAGAATGATGAACTTTGA
- the LOC126707701 gene encoding 17.3 kDa class II heat shock protein-like — MDLRIMGLESSPLLSTLQQMMELSDDKSSSASLNGPSRTYVRDAKAMAATPADVKEYPNSYVFVVDMPGLKSGDIKVQVEDDNVLLISGERKREEEKEGTKYLRMERRIGKLMRKFVLPDNANTEAISAVCQDGVLTVTVNKLPPPEPKKPKTIEVKIA; from the coding sequence atggaTTTGAGAATCATGGGTTTGGAATCATCCCCACTGTTGTCAACCCTGCAGCAGATGATGGAGCTGAGCGACGACAAGTCTTCTTCGGCATCCTTGAACGGCCCAAGTCGCACGTACGTCCGCGACGCCAAGGCGATGGCGGCCACACCGGCAGACGTGAAGGAGTACCCCAACTCCTACGTGTTCGTGGTGGACATGCCTGGGTTGAAGTCTGGGGACATTAAGGTGCAGGTGGAGGACGACAATGTGCTTTTGATAAGTGGCGAGAGGAAGagggaggaagagaaagaagggaCCAAGTACCTGAGGATGGAGAGGAGGATTGGCAAGCTCATGAGGAAGTTTGTGCTCCCTGACAATGCCAACACAGAAGCTATCTCTGCGGTATGCCAGGATGGTGTGCTCACTGTTACTGTCAACAAGTTGCCACCTCCAGAACCCAAGAAGCCCAAGACTATCGAGGTTAAGATTGCTTAA
- the LOC126707694 gene encoding 25S rRNA (cytosine-C(5))-methyltransferase NSUN5 — MAAVGRGKTRLSNGERSAYFARREAAKVLGSVLQGDARRQAVGSIKSLIYRPCIRNKKATFALVCQTLKHLPIIKDVLDAATILNAKWKRQQDLIYIITYDILFGQAVSLVGDAEKFLMHQKDALQTALARLLVKKKVKTPQDLVDLYRIPEISKPRYVRVNTLKMDVDSALLELGQQNMVKKDNMVPDLLILPPNTDLHNHPLVTNGSVFMQGKASSMVAAALDPKPGWEVLDACSAPGNKTVHLAALMRGKGKIIACELNKERVIRLKETIKLSGASNIEVLHGDFLNCNPNDPSFSKVRAILLDPSCSGSGTASVRLDHLLPSNAAGHAADVTDTERLNKLAAFQRKVLMHALSFPAVERVVYSTCSIHQIENEDVVKSVLPLAASYGFQLATPFPQWQRRGLPVFEGFQHLLRTDPVEDGEGFFIALFTKRDDKNHSEKQATCRNNSKSLARDGCRFRSGKKRIVINFAHTKLFLMWLHAKQSRRKRDNFNTGGSYRPMTTDCF; from the exons ATGGCGGCGGTAGGGCGTGGGAAGACGCGGCTGAGCAACGGGGAGCGGTCGGCGTACTTCGCAAGGAGAGAGGCAGCGAAGGTATTAGGAAGTGTCCTCCAAGGCGATGCTCGTCGCCAAGCAGTGGGCTCCATAAAATCTCTGATATATAGGCCTTGTATCAGAAACAAGAAGGCCACCTTCGCTCTCGTCTGCCAAACACTCAAGC aTCTTCCTATTATTAAGGATGTTTTGGATGCTGCTACCATTCTCAATGCCAAATGGAAG AGGCAACAGGACTTAATTTACATTATCACATATGACATTCTTTTTGGCCAG GCCGTTTCATTAGTTGGGGATGCCGAGAAATTTCTGATGCACCAGAAAGATGCTTTACAAACAGCTCTAGCACGCCTGTTAGTTAAGAAAAAAGTGAAGACCCCTCAAGATTTGGTGGATCTTTATCGAATTcctg AAATTTCAAAGCCTCGTTATGTTCGTGTCAATACTCTGAAAATGGATGTTGATTCAGCCTTACTTGAATTAGGGCAACAAAACATG GTTAAAAAGGATAACATGGTTCCTGACTTGTTGATACTCCCACCAAATACTGACTTGCATAATCATCCTCTGGTCACGAATGGAAGTGTCTTTATGCAA GGGAAGGCAAGTTCTATGGTGGCAGCAGCTCTTGATCCTAAACCAGGATGGGAG GTTCTTGATGCATGCTCAGCCCCTGGAAACAAAACTGTCCACCTTGCCGCTCTTATGAGAGGAAAGGGGAAGATTATAGCATGTGAGCTGAATAAGGAAAGGGTTATACGTCTAAAAGAGACCATTAAACTCTCTGGTGCCTCTA ATATAGAAGTTCTGCATGGAGATTTCTTAAACTGCAATCCAAATGATCCGTCCTTTTCCAAG GTTCGTGCGATTCTTTTGGATCCTTCATGCTCTGGTTCTGGGACAGCCTCTGTGAGATTGGACCATCTGCTCCCATCTAATGCTGCAG GTCATGCAGCTGATGTTACTGATACTGAAAGATTGAACAAGCTTGCGGCTTTCCAGAGAAAAGTGCTCATGCATGCATTATCTT TTCCTGCAGTTGAGAGAGTGGTTTACAGCACATGTTCCATACACCAAATTGAAAATGAAGATGTCGTAAAATCTGTTCTTCCTCTTGCTGCATCATATGGTTTTCAACTGGCAACTCCCTTCCCCCAATGGCAGCGCCGTGGTCTCCCAGTTTTTGAAGGCT TTCAACATCTTCTGCGAACCGATCCTGTTGAGGATGGAGAAGGCTTTTTCATTGCCTTATTTACAAAGAGAGACGACAAAAATCACTCCGAAAAGCAAGCAACCTGCAGAAATAATTCCAAATCTCTTGCCAGAGATGGCTGTAGATTTAGAAGTGGGAAGAAAAGAATTGTAATAAACTTTGCCCATACTAAATTGTTTCTGATGTGGTTGCATGCAAAACAGAGTAGGCGAAAAAGGGACAACTTCAATACTGGTGGCTCGTATAGACCAATGACTACTGAttgcttttga
- the LOC126707709 gene encoding probable WRKY transcription factor 50 isoform X1, translating to MSNNNFKPPADLPESREYVDQSNFEFSEYLTFDDWLDEEDPTSNASGSTHQNPVHQANEVSVFGGSESHVEGSSSREAGSGRERREVKERFAFKTISEVEILDDGFKWRKYGKKMVKNSPNPRNYYRCSIDGCPVKKRVERDRDDPRYVITTYEGVHNHESST from the exons ATGTctaataacaattttaaaccACCTGCAGACTTGCCTGAGAGCAGAGAGTATGTCGATCAGTCCAATTTTGAGTTTTCCGAGTATTTAACATTTGATGATTGGCTTGATGAGGAGGATCCAACATCTAATGCTTCTGGGTCTACTCATCAAAATCCAGTTCATCAAGCTAATGAAGTGAGTGTGTTTGGTGGGAGTGAAAGCCACGTTGAAGGGTCTAGCAGCA GAGAAGCTGGAAGTGGACGGGAGAGAAGGGAAGTTAAAGAAAGGTTCGCCTTTAAAACAATATCAGAGGTTGAAATACTGGATGATGGATTTAAGTGGAGGAAGTATGGGAAGAAGATGGTGAAGAACAGCCCAAACCCGAG gaATTACTATAGGTGTTCCATTGACGGATGCCCTGTGAAGAAGAGAgttgagagagacagagacgaTCCAAGGTATGTAATAACAACATACGAAGGCGTCCATAACCACGAAAGCTCTACTTAA
- the LOC126707709 gene encoding probable WRKY transcription factor 50 isoform X2, producing the protein MSNNNFKPPADLPESREYVDQSNFEFSEYLTFDDWLDEEDPTSNASGSTHQNPVHQANEVSVFGGSESHVEGSSSREAGSGRERREVKERFAFKTISEVEILDDGFKWRKYGKKMVKNSPNPRCSIDGCPVKKRVERDRDDPRYVITTYEGVHNHESST; encoded by the exons ATGTctaataacaattttaaaccACCTGCAGACTTGCCTGAGAGCAGAGAGTATGTCGATCAGTCCAATTTTGAGTTTTCCGAGTATTTAACATTTGATGATTGGCTTGATGAGGAGGATCCAACATCTAATGCTTCTGGGTCTACTCATCAAAATCCAGTTCATCAAGCTAATGAAGTGAGTGTGTTTGGTGGGAGTGAAAGCCACGTTGAAGGGTCTAGCAGCA GAGAAGCTGGAAGTGGACGGGAGAGAAGGGAAGTTAAAGAAAGGTTCGCCTTTAAAACAATATCAGAGGTTGAAATACTGGATGATGGATTTAAGTGGAGGAAGTATGGGAAGAAGATGGTGAAGAACAGCCCAAACCCGAG GTGTTCCATTGACGGATGCCCTGTGAAGAAGAGAgttgagagagacagagacgaTCCAAGGTATGTAATAACAACATACGAAGGCGTCCATAACCACGAAAGCTCTACTTAA